A genomic segment from Lignipirellula cremea encodes:
- a CDS encoding TIGR03009 domain-containing protein, with product MGIGLLVAVTAPAIAQQSYPQNYPSNQGPQTQAVANGGAALGQPFPQNSQLQQQTQNRLMPAPFGPLTVEHTEYLDKVLGYWEYNSKKIQHYECQFRRWDYDPVWGPKVEHMTYSTGIIKYADPDKGLFEVQKIYHYRAPEKPGDKPQYLSIDGEIGEKWICDGRTIFEFKASQKELHETQLPPAMQGKAIVDGPLPFMFGAEAAKIKARYWVHVITPTTTKGEYWLEAFPKYREDAANFQKIHIIIDSSDFLPKALQVYPPNYHEVENPKRTVLMFDNRNVNSLKEKLRELNLWSKAFFDPATPAGWVRVQKQFGAGPGPGQPGQGQPQSGPATNTARGPNPYAPR from the coding sequence GTGGGTATCGGCCTTCTGGTCGCTGTCACCGCGCCGGCGATTGCCCAGCAGAGCTATCCGCAGAATTACCCCAGTAACCAGGGTCCGCAAACGCAAGCGGTTGCGAATGGGGGCGCCGCCCTCGGGCAGCCGTTTCCCCAGAACAGTCAGCTGCAGCAGCAGACGCAGAATCGTCTGATGCCGGCGCCGTTTGGACCGCTGACCGTCGAGCACACCGAATACCTCGACAAGGTGTTAGGCTACTGGGAATACAACAGCAAAAAGATTCAGCACTACGAGTGCCAGTTCCGTCGCTGGGATTACGACCCGGTCTGGGGCCCCAAAGTGGAGCACATGACCTACAGCACCGGCATTATCAAGTATGCCGATCCGGACAAAGGGCTGTTCGAAGTGCAGAAGATCTACCATTACCGCGCCCCGGAAAAACCGGGCGACAAGCCGCAATACCTGAGCATCGACGGGGAAATCGGCGAAAAGTGGATCTGCGACGGCCGGACGATTTTTGAGTTCAAGGCTTCGCAGAAAGAGCTCCACGAAACACAGCTGCCGCCCGCCATGCAAGGCAAGGCGATCGTGGATGGGCCGCTGCCCTTTATGTTTGGCGCCGAAGCAGCGAAGATCAAAGCCCGTTACTGGGTGCACGTGATCACGCCGACAACGACCAAAGGCGAGTACTGGCTCGAGGCGTTCCCCAAGTATCGCGAGGACGCGGCTAACTTTCAGAAGATCCACATCATTATTGATTCCAGCGACTTCCTGCCGAAGGCGCTCCAGGTGTATCCGCCTAACTACCACGAGGTGGAAAACCCGAAGCGGACGGTGTTGATGTTCGACAACCGGAACGTCAACTCGCTGAAAGAGAAGCTGCGCGAGCTGAACCTGTGGAGCAAGGCCTTCTTCGATCCGGCGACGCCGGCTGGCTGGGTCCGCGTACAGAAGCAGTTTGGCGCGGGACCGGGACCAGGTCAGCCCGGTCAAGGCCAGCCGCAAAGCGGTCCTGCCACGAATACGGCTCGCGGGCCGAACCCGTACGCTCCTCGCTAG
- a CDS encoding ATP-binding protein, whose amino-acid sequence MPNENPKSLLAQLTGRARKEGASAWSVLTTRSGAPDSPSDAMAEQAPAAEPSDQHLDERYVDEAPAEPSAESEAAAPAPQRADEARLDSLLERINRLTSAGGEQGVNAPTAPLAGTPAVHSGLAPTAPMPAHPSPPASTAIPDSFVPAEPTSFRAAGLSDSDVEMLVMKYLLARGDASGREIADQVKLPFMLVEPLLRQLKQDQMLAYKGSAMMNDYVCQLTEFGRERARRYTIDCTYFGSAPVSLDDYIASVKAQSIENQHPTQDDLEQAFADLLINKKMFSRLGPAINSGRGMFLFGAPGNGKTSIAERITSCFGTAIWVPRAIGVDGQIIRLFDPMNHELAPLPPGAGIYNDTRIDQRWVRIRRPTIIAGGELTMDSLEITTSPTTNISEAPLQLKSNCGTLVIDDFGRQKMGVDELLNRWIVPLEKRYDFLNLSNGKKIQAPFDQLIVFSTNLEPRDLVDDAFLRRIPYKIEIIDPSEEEFRQLFEVMSPKMGFEYNPATVDYLVETHYKSCNRPFRCCQPRDLLLQVKNHCLYERMELRLSNESFDYAVENYFAVM is encoded by the coding sequence ATGCCCAACGAGAATCCGAAAAGTTTGCTGGCCCAGCTGACCGGTCGAGCGCGGAAAGAAGGCGCGTCCGCATGGTCCGTTTTGACGACGCGGTCTGGCGCGCCCGATTCCCCGTCCGATGCCATGGCGGAACAAGCTCCCGCGGCGGAACCCTCGGATCAGCACCTCGACGAGCGATATGTCGACGAAGCTCCCGCCGAACCGTCCGCGGAAAGCGAAGCCGCGGCTCCGGCTCCCCAGCGCGCTGACGAAGCCCGTCTGGATAGCTTGCTGGAACGGATCAACCGTCTGACTTCCGCAGGCGGCGAACAGGGGGTAAACGCCCCGACGGCCCCCCTCGCGGGGACGCCCGCCGTCCATTCCGGACTGGCGCCAACGGCTCCCATGCCCGCCCACCCGTCGCCCCCGGCGTCGACCGCCATTCCGGATTCGTTTGTTCCAGCCGAACCGACCTCGTTCCGCGCCGCGGGTTTGTCGGATAGCGACGTCGAAATGCTGGTCATGAAATACCTGCTCGCCCGGGGCGACGCCAGCGGGCGAGAAATTGCCGACCAGGTCAAGCTCCCCTTTATGCTGGTCGAGCCGTTACTGCGTCAGCTGAAGCAGGATCAAATGCTCGCCTATAAAGGCTCCGCCATGATGAACGATTACGTTTGTCAGCTGACGGAGTTTGGTCGAGAACGCGCACGCCGTTATACGATCGACTGCACCTACTTTGGCTCGGCTCCTGTTTCGCTGGACGATTACATCGCCAGCGTGAAGGCCCAGTCCATCGAAAATCAGCATCCCACCCAGGACGACCTGGAGCAGGCTTTCGCCGACCTTCTGATTAACAAGAAGATGTTCTCCCGGCTGGGTCCCGCCATCAACTCAGGCCGCGGCATGTTCCTTTTTGGCGCGCCGGGCAACGGCAAAACCAGCATCGCAGAACGGATTACTTCCTGTTTCGGCACGGCGATCTGGGTCCCCCGGGCCATTGGCGTCGACGGCCAGATTATCCGCCTGTTCGATCCCATGAACCACGAACTGGCCCCGCTGCCCCCCGGCGCCGGCATTTACAACGATACGCGCATCGATCAGCGCTGGGTGCGGATTCGCCGGCCGACGATCATCGCCGGCGGCGAACTCACGATGGACAGCCTGGAAATCACCACCAGTCCCACCACCAACATTAGCGAAGCCCCGCTGCAGCTCAAAAGTAACTGCGGCACGCTCGTGATCGATGACTTCGGCCGCCAGAAAATGGGGGTCGACGAGCTGCTCAATCGCTGGATCGTCCCCCTGGAAAAACGTTACGACTTCCTGAATCTGTCCAACGGTAAAAAGATCCAGGCGCCTTTTGACCAGCTGATCGTATTTTCCACCAACCTGGAACCCCGGGACCTGGTCGACGACGCGTTCCTGCGGCGTATTCCTTACAAGATCGAAATCATCGATCCTTCCGAGGAAGAGTTCCGCCAGCTGTTCGAAGTGATGTCGCCGAAAATGGGTTTTGAATACAACCCGGCGACCGTCGACTACCTGGTGGAAACGCACTACAAAAGCTGCAACCGCCCTTTCCGCTGTTGCCAGCCGCGTGACTTGCTGCTGCAGGTGAAAAACCATTGCCTGTATGAGCGAATGGAGTTGCGGCTAAGCAATGAAAGCTTCGACTACGCCGTCGAGAACTACTTCGCCGT